From the genome of Eucalyptus grandis isolate ANBG69807.140 chromosome 2, ASM1654582v1, whole genome shotgun sequence, one region includes:
- the LOC104435275 gene encoding putative disease resistance RPP13-like protein 1 has translation MTLFAFHALGVRNFDHHPNLKVLGMKIVEKCRGLPLAVKTLAGLLSFKVSPHEWQAILDSKIWDLPKESNDILPALKLSYLHLPSNLRRCFAYCAIFPKDYEIERDELIHYWIAEGLLEGKEGKNYWNVGLKVFDELVSRSLLQKLSSNESRFLMHDLVNDLAKLVAGATCFSFEEFDYDDHQNNAFLARYASFICHRQIVAEIFKIYHGMKGLRSFISLRKQPTYLSEKVLGDLLSELKYLRVLSLRHCRIREVPDCIGKLRHLRCLNLSYTDIETLPKSIVALYYLEALMLRGCQNLTKLPEGVEKLINLKFLDFTDTPSLKAMPQYIGNLVGLEMLSKFVVGMEAGSRLKELESLKNLGGELCISNLHKVREVGDAMDANLCMKEGICQLTMQWCKDFGNFRNEELEAKVLDFLRPHPNLENLAISYYGGLEFSSWLGSPSYINMVHLRLHGCCRAKALASLGQLSSLKELYIESLNAIRMVGFEFYGTKNPFPSLMTLEFKDMPLWEDWSHCVSNEELGVIFPCLEYLVVRDCPMLIGRLPSQLSSLRKLEINSCPRMDASSFIYSLPSLNELNFRGCNEGVLKSLVNLTSLTALVLQDVSELTCLNYEFTSSLVKLEKLEMESCKNLIYLWQERDVIQNLACLKSLVIKSCPELISFSAGEGDIELCSKLETMDLRNCINLEKHPSKIYTLSSLQDLTIKECPKLVSFLEIGMLASVISLNIRDCKMLLSLFGGSSVHMDEPSSNNHSDMTFHLQNSNIYECTSPSASPFSENRFVPATLTTLEIESCGGVESLAEILVGRLQSLKKIRIKSCTNLRSLPQGLHTLSHLTFLLLGECPALELECFPPLPPGISTFELEDCPKIKSLPNQLHRLTSLRHLDINGCESITRFPDGGLPPQLEVLEVFGCENMKQPMKEWLTSLTSLLVLAIDGSVGGVGEEEDLVLPLPSSSLSQLYIFGMKNVERMSTSLPPSLQTLFILGCPKLRELPQDGLLPSLVNSGSRDVRFWRSDAGKGPATIGPSSAKSQKLYWVMTTPSQLLEKRDSDS, from the coding sequence ATGACTTTGTTTgcatttcatgctcttggagTGAGAAATTTTGATCATCATCCAAATCTTAAAGTATTAGGTATGAAAATAGTGGAAAAATGCCGAGGGTTACCATTAGCCGTGAAGACTTTGGCTGGGTTGTTGAGCTTTAAAGTTAGTCCCCATGAATGGCAAGCTATATTGGATAGCAAAATTTGGGATCTACCAAAAGAAAGTAATGATATCCTTCCGGCCTTGAAACTTAGCTACCTCCATCTCCCTTCAAATTTGAGGAGATGTTTCGCTTACTGCGCTATATTTCCCAAGGATTATGAAATTGAACGGGATGAGTTGATTCACTATTGGATTGCAGAGGGCTTGTTggagggaaaagaaggaaagaactATTGGAATGTAGGTTTGAAAGTTTTTGACGAGCTAGTATCTAGATCGTTACTTCAAAAGTTGAGTAGCAACGAATCACGATTCTTGATGCATGATCTTGTGAATGACCTGGCAAAGCTAGTTGCCGGTGCAACTTGTTTTAGCTTTGAGGAGTTTGATTATGACGATCATCAAAATAATGCATTTTTAGCTCGTTATGCCTCATTCATTTGCCATCGTCAAATTGTCGCAGAAATATTCAAGATATATCATGGAATGAAGGGACTTAGGAGCTTCATATCGTTAAGAAAGCAACCTACTTATTTATCTGAGAAAGTGTTAGGTGACTTGTTATCCGAATTGAAGTACTTGAGGGTGCTTTCATTACGTCACTGTCGCATCAGAGAGGTACCGGATTGCATTGGCAAACTGAGGCACTTGAGGTGCCTCAATTTGTCATATACTGACATTGAAACCCTTCCAAAGTCAATTGTTGCATTGTACTACCTAGAAGCCTTGATGTTACGAGGATGTCAAAACCTTACTAAATTACCAGAAGGTGTGGAGAAGctaatcaatttaaaatttctcgACTTTACCGACACTCCGAGCCTAAAAGCGATGCCGCAATATATAGGTAATTTGGTGGGTCTTGAGATGCTATCCAAATTTGTAGTGGGAATGGAAGCAGGGTCAAGGTTGAAGGAGTTAGAAAGCCTAAAGAACCTTGGAGGGGAATTGTGCATCTCAAATTTGCATAAGGTACGAGAAGTCGGAGATGCCATGGATGCCAATTTATGCATGAAGGAGGGAATATGCCAGTTGACCATGCAATGGTGCAAAGATTTTGGAAATTTCCgaaatgaagagcttgaagcaAAAGTCCTTGACTTTCTTCGCCCTCACCCAAACCTTGAAAATCTCGCAATATCCTACTATGGTGGCCTAGAATTCTCATCATGGTTAGGAAGTCCCTCATATATTAATATGGTGCATTTACGTTTACATGGGTGTTGTCGGGCCAAAGCATTAGCCTCACTGGGACAATTATCTTCTTTGAAAGAATTGTACATCGAAAGTCTAAATGCAATACGCATGGTAGGGTTTGAATTTTATGGAACTAAAAATCCTTTTCCATCCTTAATGACTTTGGAATTCAAGGACATGCCATTGTGGGAGGACTGGTCTCATTGCGTTAGCAATGAAGAATTAGGAGTTATATTCCCTTGTCTTGAGTATTTGGTCGTTCGGGATTGTCCTATGTTGATTGGAAGATTGCCTAGTCAACTAAGCTCCCTCCGAAAGCTGGAAATCAACTCCTGTCCTCGTATGGATGCCTCATCCTTTATCTATAGCCTTCCATCCCTCAATGAATTAAACTTTAGAGGTTGTAATGAGGGAGTGTTGAAGAGTTTGGTAAACTTGACATCTCTAACTGCTCTTGTCCTACAAGATGTTAGTGAATTAACTTGTTTAAATTATGAGTTTACAAGCTCCTTGGTGAAGCTGGAGAAGTTGGAGATGGAAAGTTGTAAAAATTTGATATACTTGTGGCAAGAGAGAGATGTAATTCAAAATCTCGCTTGTCTAAAGAGCTTAGTTATCAAAAGTTGTCCTGAATTGATATCATTTTCAGCTGGAGAAGGAGATATAGAGTTGTGTAGCAAGTTGGAGACTATGGACTTGCGGAATTGCATCAATTTGGAGAAGCACCCAAGCAAGATTTATACCCTCTCCTCTCTTCAAGACTTGACCATCAAGGAGTGTCCAAAACTTGTGTCCTTCCTTGAAATAGGTATGTTGGCATCAGTGATATCATTAAATATCCGAGATTGCAAGATGTTGCTATCTTTATTTGGAGGATCAAGTGTTCATATGGATGAACCAAGCAGCAATAACCACAGTGACATGACGTTTCATTTGCAAAATTCAAATATCTACGAATGCACTTCTCCGTCGGCCTCTCCATTCAGCGAGAATAGATTTGTACCTGCGACCCTCACGACACTTGAAATTGAGTCGTGTGGGGGAGTAGAGTCGCTCGCGGAGATACTTGTGGGCCGTCTTCAGTCGCTTAAAAAGATTAGAATTAAATCTTGTACAAATTTGAGAAGCTTACCACAGGGGCTGCACACATTGTCCCATCTCACTTTCTTGTTATTGGGGGAGTGTCCTGCACTAGAGCTGGAGTgcttccctcctcttcctcccggCATCTCGACGTTTGAGCTTGAGGATTGTCCGAAGATAAAATCGTTACCTAATCAATTGCATCGACTCACGAGTCTCCGACATCTGGATATTAATGGGTGTGAGAGTATTACGCGCTTCCCCGATGGAGGATTGCCACCCCAGTTAGAGGTGCTTGAGGTATTTGGATGCGAGAATATGAAGCAGCCGATGAAGGAGTGGCTTACCTCCCTCACCTCCCTTCTAGTTCTAGCGATCGACGGCAGCGTGGGAGGAGtgggagaggaggaggatctTGTGCTTCCGCTCCCTTCCTCCTCTCTGTCCCAGCTCTATATCTTTGGCATGAAGAACGTGGAAAGAATGTCCACcagtctccctccctctctccagaCCTTATTTATCTTGGGTTGCCCAAAGCTGAGGGAGTTGCCCCAGGATGGCCTCCTTCCCTCCCTAGTCAACTCCGGATCTCGGGATGTGAGATTCTGGAGGAGCGATGCAGGAAAGGGACCGGCCactattggcccctcatccgCGAAATCCCAGAAGTTATATTGGGTGATGACGACTCCAAGTCAATTACTTGAGAAAAGGGATTCGGACTCTTGA
- the LOC120290705 gene encoding putative disease resistance RPP13-like protein 1, translating to MTLFTFHALGARNFDDHPDLEVLGKKIVDKCRGLPLAVKTLAGLLSFKVSPREWQGILNSKIWDLPQESHDILPALKLSYLHLPLNMRRCFAYCAIFPNDYEIERDELIHWWIAEGLLDGKEGESRWNVGLKLFNELVSRSLLQESSSSESQFLMHDLVSDLAKLVAGATYFISGVFDLEGDQNNAFLARHASFISSEHIVQERFKIYHGMNGLRSFISLAKQPKYYGKSYLSEKVLGDLLSELKYLRVFSLCHYHIREVPNCIGKLRHLRCLNLSYTDIKTLPESIVALYYLKALMLRGCQNLIELPEAGEGDIELPSKLETMDSQNCINLEKHPSEIYTISSLQDLTVVGCPKLVSLSEIGLPPQLEFLRILECENMKQPAREWLTPLTSLRSLDIDGRAGRVGEEKDLVLPLPSSLLKLDISDMEKVERLSSNLPPSLQILWIFNCPKLRELPKAGLPPSLKDLRIRDCGILEKRCRKGTGSYWPLIREIPRVRLGDDEFKSIT from the exons ATGACTTTGTTCAcatttcatgctcttggagCAAGAAATTTCGATGATCATCCTGATCTTGAAGTATTGGGCAAGAAAATAGTGGATAAATGCCGAGGGTTGCCATTAGCTGTGAAGACTTTGGCTGGGCTACTAAGCTTTAAAGTTAGTCCTCGTGAGTGGCAAGGTATATTGAATAGCAAAATTTGGGACCTCCCACAAGAAAGTCATGACATCCTTCCAGCTTTGAAACTTAGCTACCTCCATCTTCCTTTGAATATGAGGAGATGTTTCGCTTACTGCGCTATATTTCCCAACGACTATGAAATTGAACGAGATGAGTTAATTCACTGGTGGATTGCAGAGGGCTTGTTGGatggaaaagaaggagaaagccGTTGGAATGTAGGTTTGAAACTTTTTAACGAGCTAGTATCCAGATCATTACTTCAAGAGTCGAGTAGTAGTGAATCACAATTCTTGATGCATGATCTTGTGAGTGACTTGGCAAAGCTAGTTGCTGGTGCAACCTATTTTATCTCGGGGGTGTTTGACCTTGAGGGTGATCAAAATAATGCTTTTTTGGCTCGTCACGCCTCATTCATTTCTAGCGAACACATTGTCCAAGAAAGATTCAAGATATATCACGGAATGAATGGACTTAGGAGCTTCATATCATTGGCAAAGCAACCTAAGTATTATGGTAAGTCTTATTTGTCCGAGAAAGTGTTAGGCGACTTGTTATCCGAATTGAAATACTTGAGGGTGTTTTCATTATGTCACTATCACATCAGAGAGGTACCGAATTGCATTGGCAAACTGAGGCACCTGAGGTGCCTCAATTTGTCATATACTGACATTAAAACCCTTCCAGAGTCAATTGTTGCATTGTACTACCTAAAGGCCTTGATGTTGCGGGGATGTCAAAATCTTATTGAGTTACCAGAAG CTGGAGAAGGAGATATAGAGTTGCCTAGCAAGCTGGAGACTATGGACTCACAAAATTGCATCAATTTGGAGAAGCACCCAAGCGAGATTTACACCATTTCCTCTCTTCAAGACTTGACCGTCGTGGGGTGTCCAAAACTCGTGTCCTTATCCGAAATAG GACTGCCGCCCCAGCTAGAGTTTCTTCGGATATTAGAATGCGAGAATATGAAGCAGCCGGCGAGGGAGTGGCTCACCCCTCTCACCTCCCTTCGATCTCTGGATATCGACGGCCGCGCGGGACGAGTGGGAGAGGAGAAGGATCTTGTGCTTCCGCTCCCTTCCTCTCTGCTCAAGCTCGATATCTCTGATATGGAGAAAGTGGAAAGACTCTCCAGcaatctccctccctctctacAGATCTTATGGATCTTCAATTGCCCGAAGCTGAGGGAGTTGCCCAAGGctggcctccctccctccctaaaAGATCTCAGGATTCGGGACTGTGGGATTCTGGAGAAGCGATGCAGGAAAGGGACCGGCAgctattggcccctcatccgCGAAATCCCACGAGTTAGATTGGGTGATGATGAATTCAAGTCAATTACTTGA
- the LOC104429172 gene encoding putative disease resistance RPP13-like protein 1: MEEMDNRLKGIINQKNILQLRENNGNQLANRQMDKPLPTTNLPEPCFVSREDEKMDILELLTKEENDGACVDPKVIPIVGMGGLGKTALAQQVYHHDRVANYFDVKAWVCVSDDFDVLAITKKILDTIKTNGNLSCEGKDLDWLHEKLNQHLARKKFLVVLDDVWNENYGNWTILMKPFQSGAKGSKIIVTTRNFRVAEIARADPILSNHCRKMLV, encoded by the coding sequence ATGGAAGAGATGGATAACAGGTTAAAGGGTATcattaatcaaaaaaatattctgCAACTGAGAGAGAATAACGGGAATCAATTAGCAAACCGTCAAATGGATAAGCCGCTTCCCACTACGAATTTGCCTGAACCTTGTTTTGTTAGTAGGGAGGATGAGAAAATGGATATCCTTGAATTACtgaccaaagaagaaaatgatggggCATGTGTGGATCCAAAAGTGATTCCCATCGTAGGGATGGGGGGTCTTGGGAAGACGGCTTTGGCTCAGCAAGTCTACCATCATGATAGAGTCGCCAACTATTTCGATGTGAAAGCATGGGTTTGCGTTTCTGATGATTTCGACGTGCTTGCTATTACAAAGAAGATCCTTGACACAATCAAAACCAATGGCAATTTGTCTTGTGAAGGTAAGGACCTGGATTGGCTTCATGAAAAGCTCAATCAACACCTTGCAAGGAAAAagtttcttgttgttttagatGATGTTTGGAACGAGAATTATGGAAACTGGACTATCCTCATGAAGCCTTTTCAATCGGGAGCAAAGGGAAGTAAAATCATTGTCACGACTCGTAATTTCCGCGTTGCTGAAATAGCTCGTGCTGACCCTATACTCTCAAACCATTGTCGCAAGATGCTTGTATGA